A window of the Halotia branconii CENA392 genome harbors these coding sequences:
- a CDS encoding DUF3775 domain-containing protein, whose translation MNFLKVDQVQKIIELAELAYCSKDFTSEEIADSKTQAKELVEFLIERRTPNTPLNTLYEYVNQLSAEEKAELIALMLLGRGHSGEQPSDFPDLVKEAQGMEAHYLLEKSLLAKYLRNGLQKLNLPGINQ comes from the coding sequence ATGAACTTTCTAAAAGTCGATCAAGTACAAAAAATTATTGAACTAGCTGAATTAGCTTACTGCTCAAAAGATTTTACATCGGAAGAAATAGCTGATTCTAAAACACAAGCTAAAGAACTAGTCGAATTTCTAATTGAACGCCGAACCCCAAACACTCCTTTAAACACATTGTACGAATATGTTAATCAGCTTTCTGCGGAAGAAAAAGCAGAATTAATTGCGTTAATGTTACTTGGACGAGGACATTCTGGCGAACAACCATCAGATTTTCCTGATTTAGTGAAAGAAGCCCAAGGAATGGAAGCACATTATCTACTCGAAAAATCTCTATTAGCTAAATATTTACGAAATGGATTGCAAAAGCTAAATCTTCCAGGAATTAATCAATAG